One segment of Neobacillus endophyticus DNA contains the following:
- the mtrB gene encoding trp RNA-binding attenuation protein MtrB yields the protein MQNNDYVVIKAMEDGVNVIGLTRGTDTKFHHSEKLDNGEVLIAQFTEHTSAIKIRGNAKILTQYGEIDSEWKK from the coding sequence ATGCAAAATAACGATTATGTTGTAATTAAAGCGATGGAAGATGGAGTAAATGTCATTGGATTAACAAGAGGGACTGATACCAAGTTTCATCATTCTGAAAAGCTGGATAACGGAGAGGTACTTATCGCCCAGTTTACAGAGCATACTTCAGCGATCAAGATTAGGGGAAACGCCAAAATTCTTACCCAATATGGTGAGATCGATAGTGAATGGAAGAAATAG
- the folE gene encoding GTP cyclohydrolase I FolE encodes MSEVNRAQIEEAVRLILEAIGEDPNREGLQDTPKRVAKMYEEVFSGLNEDPKVHFETIFSEDHEELVLVKDIPFYSMCEHHLVPFFGKAHVAYIPRNGRVTGLSKLARAVEAVAKRPQLQERITSTIAESMMEKLEPHGVMVIVEAEHMCMTMRGVKKPGSKTVTTAVRGTLATDYTTRSEILSLIK; translated from the coding sequence ATGTCAGAAGTAAATCGTGCCCAAATTGAAGAGGCGGTGCGTTTAATATTAGAAGCCATCGGTGAAGATCCGAATCGTGAAGGTCTTCAAGATACACCAAAACGCGTTGCGAAAATGTATGAAGAAGTTTTTAGCGGATTAAATGAGGATCCGAAGGTACATTTTGAAACTATTTTTAGTGAAGACCATGAAGAATTGGTGTTAGTCAAGGATATTCCGTTCTACTCCATGTGCGAGCATCATCTTGTTCCTTTCTTCGGTAAAGCACATGTTGCGTATATTCCTCGAAATGGACGTGTTACCGGCCTGAGCAAACTGGCTAGAGCTGTTGAAGCAGTTGCTAAAAGACCTCAACTTCAGGAAAGGATTACTTCCACTATTGCTGAAAGTATGATGGAAAAGCTTGAGCCACATGGTGTAATGGTCATCGTGGAAGCTGAACATATGTGCATGACCATGCGAGGAGTTAAAAAACCTGGTTCCAAAACGGTTACAACGGCTGTTCGCGGTACATTGGCAACTGATTATACTACTCGTTCTGAAATCCTTTCTTTAATTAAATAA
- the hbs gene encoding non-specific DNA-binding protein Hbs: MNKTELINAVAEASELSKKDATKAVDAVFDTILDALKNGDKVQLIGFGNFEVRERAARKGRNPQTGEEIEIGASKVPAFKPGKALKDAVK, translated from the coding sequence ATGAACAAGACAGAACTTATCAATGCAGTAGCTGAGGCAAGTGAACTTTCTAAAAAGGATGCTACAAAAGCAGTTGATGCTGTTTTTGACACAATTTTAGATGCTTTAAAAAATGGTGATAAAGTACAATTAATCGGTTTTGGTAACTTTGAAGTACGTGAGCGTGCAGCGCGTAAAGGTCGCAACCCTCAAACTGGTGAGGAGATCGAAATTGGCGCAAGTAAAGTTCCTGCTTTCAAACCGGGTAAAGCGCTTAAAGATGCAGTAAAATAA
- the spoIVA gene encoding stage IV sporulation protein A: protein MEKVDIFKDIAERTGGDIYLGVVGAVRTGKSTFIKKFMELVVLPNIASEAERSRALDELPQSAAGKTIMTTEPKFVPNQAATVNVDEGLNVNIRLVDCVGYTVPGAKGYEDENGPRMINTPWYEEPIPFHEAAEIGTRKVIQEHSTIGVVVTTDGSIGEIPRSNYIEAEERVIEELKEVGKPFIMVINSAQPHHPSTETLRTNLADKYDIPVIAMSVESMRENDVLNVLREALYEFPVLEVNVNLPSWVMVLRENHWLRESYQDAVKETVKDIRRLRDVDHVVQQFSEYEFIERAGLAGVEMGSGIAEIDLFAPDELYDDILKEIVGVEIRGKDHLLELMQDFAHAKAEYDHISDALKMVKQTGYGIASPSLADMSLEEPEIIRQGARFGVRLKAVAPSIHMIKVDVESEFAPIIGTEKQSEELVRYLMQDFEDDPLSIWNSDIFGRSLSSIVREGIQAKLSLMPENARYKLKETLERIINEGSGGLIAIIL, encoded by the coding sequence TTGGAAAAGGTTGATATTTTTAAAGATATCGCCGAAAGAACAGGCGGTGATATTTATTTAGGAGTAGTAGGCGCAGTACGAACCGGAAAATCAACATTTATTAAAAAGTTTATGGAGCTAGTTGTATTACCTAATATAGCCAGCGAGGCAGAGAGATCGCGGGCACTGGATGAACTTCCGCAGAGTGCTGCTGGTAAAACAATTATGACCACAGAACCGAAATTTGTGCCGAATCAGGCTGCGACAGTAAATGTTGATGAAGGGTTAAATGTCAATATTAGATTGGTTGATTGTGTTGGCTATACGGTACCTGGTGCGAAGGGCTACGAGGATGAAAATGGGCCAAGAATGATTAATACACCGTGGTATGAAGAGCCCATTCCATTTCATGAGGCAGCTGAAATCGGAACAAGAAAGGTAATTCAAGAGCATTCCACGATCGGCGTGGTTGTAACAACGGATGGATCCATTGGAGAAATTCCAAGAAGCAATTATATCGAAGCAGAGGAAAGGGTCATTGAAGAGCTGAAGGAAGTCGGCAAACCATTTATTATGGTGATTAACAGCGCCCAGCCACATCATCCCAGCACGGAAACATTAAGAACAAATCTGGCAGATAAATATGATATTCCAGTTATTGCGATGAGTGTTGAAAGCATGAGAGAAAATGATGTTTTGAATGTTCTTCGCGAGGCACTGTATGAATTTCCTGTACTTGAAGTCAATGTTAACCTTCCGAGTTGGGTAATGGTATTAAGGGAAAATCATTGGCTTAGAGAAAGCTATCAGGATGCTGTGAAGGAAACGGTGAAAGATATCAGGAGATTAAGAGATGTAGACCATGTCGTTCAGCAATTCAGCGAATACGAATTCATTGAAAGAGCGGGACTTGCAGGAGTTGAGATGGGCTCAGGTATTGCTGAAATCGATCTTTTTGCTCCCGATGAATTGTATGATGATATTTTAAAAGAAATTGTAGGGGTCGAAATAAGAGGAAAAGATCATCTGCTTGAACTAATGCAGGATTTCGCGCATGCAAAAGCAGAATATGATCACATTTCAGATGCGCTGAAAATGGTTAAACAAACAGGATATGGAATCGCTTCACCTTCTCTTGCTGATATGAGTTTGGAAGAGCCGGAAATTATTCGTCAGGGTGCTCGATTTGGTGTAAGGTTAAAAGCCGTGGCCCCATCCATCCATATGATTAAAGTGGATGTTGAATCGGAATTTGCACCAATTATTGGAACTGAAAAACAAAGTGAAGAACTTGTCCGCTATTTAATGCAGGATTTTGAAGATGATCCATTATCTATTTGGAATTCAGATATTTTTGGGCGCAGTTTAAGTTCAATCGTCCGTGAAGGCATTCAAGCAAAGCTGTCTTTAATGCCTGAGAATGCTAGATACAAATTGAAGGAAACCCTTGAAAGAATTATAAATGAGGGTTCTGGCGGATTAATTGCCATAATCCTTTAG
- a CDS encoding DUF2768 domain-containing protein, with product MSPGMLKMWISIAGMALMFLAIFTIYLSRFKVKGALRFITAIFAYLCMIAAGFTLLIVFFT from the coding sequence ATGTCACCAGGCATGTTAAAAATGTGGATATCAATAGCTGGCATGGCCCTTATGTTTTTGGCGATTTTTACAATTTATTTAAGCAGGTTTAAAGTAAAAGGGGCGCTGCGATTCATCACTGCTATCTTTGCCTATCTTTGTATGATTGCAGCTGGATTTACATTACTTATAGTTTTCTTTACTTAA
- a CDS encoding NAD(P)H-dependent glycerol-3-phosphate dehydrogenase: MEIKQPETIAVVGAGSWGTALAMVLADNGHDVRLWSHNENQVSEINEHHTNKKYLPDIALPEKIVGYASLSEALAEMETIILAVPTKAIREVLGKICAVIVNPVTIAHVSKGIEPDTLLRITEVIKEEMPKELLKDVVVLSGPSHAEEVILRHPTTVTVSSENMAAAEKIQDIFINQYFRVYTNADVVGVEIGGALKNIIALAAGISDGLGYGDNAKAALITRGLAEIARLGAKMGANPLTFSGLAGIGDLIVTCTSIHSRNWRAGNMLGKGKTLDDVLDNMGMVVEGVRTTKAGYQLAEKYDVNMPITCVLYDVLFNGKNAKDAVDELMARGRTNEMRELVNILDERNL, encoded by the coding sequence ATGGAGATTAAACAACCTGAAACGATTGCTGTTGTAGGAGCTGGGTCGTGGGGGACTGCACTTGCCATGGTATTGGCAGATAATGGTCATGATGTTCGACTATGGAGCCATAATGAGAATCAGGTTAGCGAAATAAATGAACATCATACAAATAAAAAATACTTGCCAGACATTGCTCTGCCAGAAAAAATTGTTGGCTATGCATCTTTATCCGAGGCATTAGCAGAAATGGAAACGATTATTTTAGCTGTTCCAACAAAGGCGATTCGGGAAGTCCTGGGAAAAATCTGCGCCGTCATTGTAAACCCGGTGACGATTGCTCATGTCAGCAAAGGGATTGAACCTGATACCCTTTTACGGATTACGGAAGTAATTAAGGAGGAAATGCCAAAAGAGCTGTTAAAAGATGTTGTTGTCCTTTCAGGTCCAAGTCACGCAGAAGAAGTAATATTAAGGCATCCAACAACTGTTACCGTATCTTCGGAAAATATGGCAGCCGCTGAGAAAATTCAGGACATTTTTATTAATCAATACTTTAGAGTTTATACAAATGCGGATGTTGTCGGAGTTGAAATTGGTGGTGCGCTGAAAAATATCATTGCCCTCGCAGCAGGAATTTCCGACGGTCTGGGATATGGTGATAATGCAAAGGCAGCCTTAATTACAAGAGGTTTGGCAGAAATTGCCCGACTCGGTGCTAAAATGGGAGCGAATCCTCTTACTTTTTCTGGTTTAGCAGGTATTGGTGATTTAATCGTCACGTGTACCAGTATTCATTCAAGAAATTGGCGGGCAGGCAATATGCTTGGTAAAGGGAAAACCCTTGATGACGTACTTGACAATATGGGGATGGTAGTAGAAGGAGTTAGAACGACTAAAGCAGGGTATCAGCTTGCCGAAAAGTATGATGTTAACATGCCGATCACTTGTGTATTATATGACGTTTTGTTTAATGGGAAAAATGCAAAAGATGCAGTGGACGAGCTAATGGCGCGTGGCAGAACCAATGAAATGAGAGAGTTGGTTAATATTTTGGATGAAAGAAATTTATAA
- the der gene encoding ribosome biogenesis GTPase Der encodes MVKPVIAIVGRPNVGKSTIFNRIAGERISIVEDVPGITRDRIYSSGEWLTHEFNIIDTGGIDIGDEPFLEQIRQQAEVAIDEADVIIFLTNGREGVTPSDEEVAKILYKSKKPVVLGVNKIDNPEMREQIYDFYALGFGEPIPVSGSHGLGLGDLLDEAAKHFPQGKQKDYDEDVIKFSLIGRPNVGKSSLVNAILGEERVIVSDIAGTTRDAIDSPYTFNGDKFVIIDTAGIRKKGKVYETTEKYSVLRALRAIERSDVVLVVINAEEGIIEQDKKIAGYAHEAGRAVVIVVNKWDAIEKDEKTMKEFEQKIRDHFLFLDYAPIVFLSAKTKKRIHTLLPMIQLASENHSMRVETSILNDIIMDAVAMNPTPTDKGKRLRIYYTTQVSVKPPTFVIFVNDPELLHFSYERFLENRIRDAFGFEGTPIKIYARERK; translated from the coding sequence ATGGTTAAACCTGTTATTGCCATTGTAGGACGTCCGAATGTAGGAAAATCTACGATATTTAACCGTATTGCCGGCGAAAGAATTTCAATTGTTGAGGATGTACCTGGGATAACGAGAGATCGAATTTATAGCTCTGGTGAATGGTTAACACATGAATTTAATATTATTGATACTGGTGGTATAGATATTGGTGACGAACCATTTTTGGAGCAAATACGCCAACAGGCTGAAGTAGCAATTGACGAAGCTGATGTGATTATTTTTCTAACAAATGGAAGAGAAGGTGTCACTCCATCTGATGAAGAAGTGGCCAAAATTTTATATAAATCAAAAAAACCAGTCGTTTTAGGGGTAAATAAAATTGATAATCCTGAGATGAGAGAACAAATTTATGACTTTTATGCATTAGGATTTGGAGAGCCTATTCCTGTTTCTGGTTCTCATGGGCTTGGACTAGGCGATTTATTGGATGAGGCAGCAAAACACTTCCCTCAAGGCAAACAAAAGGATTACGATGAAGATGTAATCAAATTTTCATTAATTGGTCGACCGAATGTAGGAAAATCTTCTTTAGTCAATGCTATTCTAGGGGAAGAACGCGTTATTGTCAGCGATATTGCCGGCACTACGAGGGATGCGATCGATTCTCCTTATACATTTAATGGCGATAAATTTGTCATCATTGATACGGCTGGAATCAGGAAAAAAGGAAAAGTATACGAAACCACCGAAAAATATAGTGTGCTTCGTGCGTTGCGGGCAATTGAACGATCAGATGTTGTTCTTGTGGTAATTAATGCAGAAGAAGGAATTATTGAACAGGATAAGAAGATAGCCGGTTATGCCCATGAAGCAGGTAGAGCGGTAGTTATTGTTGTCAATAAATGGGACGCTATTGAAAAAGATGAGAAGACAATGAAAGAATTTGAACAAAAAATACGTGATCATTTCTTGTTTCTTGATTATGCACCAATTGTTTTCCTCTCTGCTAAGACGAAAAAACGGATCCATACATTGCTGCCAATGATTCAATTGGCAAGTGAAAATCATTCTATGCGTGTTGAAACAAGTATACTTAATGATATTATCATGGATGCTGTTGCCATGAACCCGACCCCAACAGATAAAGGAAAAAGACTTAGAATTTATTATACAACACAGGTTTCCGTGAAACCGCCAACTTTCGTTATTTTTGTAAATGATCCTGAATTGCTTCATTTCTCATATGAACGTTTCTTGGAAAATCGAATTAGAGATGCCTTTGGTTTTGAAGGGACTCCAATCAAAATTTACGCAAGGGAAAGAAAATAA
- a CDS encoding YphA family membrane protein produces the protein MEGAVFYLIFWSLWVYITFILQRKYFYRLKLAAMILIIIIFSGSQFSLGPFHFFSSGMVLLFFSYLFISQEKKKTIIYLLICSLIVTIAYVSFHLFEIYDPIWIIFNKDWMQGICIGFLAVSLQKTLKGRLLVIVSGTMQGELLYAYFLNQYQFPYTIGSFDYLDVCSLVVVLLLGWSLLENAGTFFQNYFHFSEKEKQKSS, from the coding sequence ATGGAAGGTGCCGTTTTTTATTTGATTTTTTGGTCATTATGGGTATATATAACTTTTATATTACAAAGGAAGTACTTTTATCGCCTTAAGCTTGCAGCCATGATTCTGATCATCATTATATTTTCTGGAAGTCAATTTTCTTTGGGTCCCTTTCATTTTTTCAGCAGTGGCATGGTTCTGCTTTTTTTCAGTTATTTATTTATAAGCCAAGAAAAAAAGAAAACGATCATTTATCTGCTTATTTGTTCCTTGATTGTGACAATTGCTTATGTTTCATTCCATTTATTTGAAATATACGATCCAATTTGGATTATATTTAATAAGGATTGGATGCAAGGAATTTGTATCGGATTTTTAGCAGTGTCCTTGCAAAAAACACTGAAGGGCAGACTTCTGGTTATAGTGAGTGGAACCATGCAGGGGGAGCTGCTATATGCTTATTTTCTAAACCAATATCAATTTCCGTATACCATAGGTTCATTTGACTATTTAGATGTTTGTTCGCTAGTTGTGGTATTGTTATTGGGGTGGAGTTTGTTAGAAAATGCCGGAACTTTTTTTCAAAATTATTTTCATTTTTCGGAGAAAGAGAAGCAAAAATCGTCATAA
- a CDS encoding YpzI family protein has product MGKDRQEKKIKESRTVESDRDQALHYPGATKLSSPEEARGLNDGKYS; this is encoded by the coding sequence ATGGGAAAAGACCGTCAAGAGAAAAAAATAAAAGAGAGCAGAACAGTAGAATCTGATCGCGATCAAGCATTGCATTATCCAGGGGCAACCAAACTTTCAAGTCCTGAAGAAGCTCGAGGGCTTAACGACGGAAAATACAGTTAA
- the fni gene encoding type 2 isopentenyl-diphosphate Delta-isomerase, translating to MSRSERKWDHIRFALENGDKHSSVFDEIKFIHQSLPGISVGDVQLDCSIGELYLSSPIFINAMTGGGGEKTFRINKEMAIAARETGLAMAVGSQMAAIKDKSQRYTFEVVRKENPSGIVIANLGNEATADQAKEAIDMIEADALQIHLNVIQELTMPEGDRDFTGALKRIEAIVKEVEIPIIVKEVGFGMSKETVDLLSAVGISIVDIGGFGGTNFAEIENKRREKEFAFFADWGIPTPISIIEAASSSNNVTIIGSGGFRNAYDMVKGLALGADMVGVAGYFLRVLFNEGLDALIADVEKIHQEITIMMTALGVTRISDLKKVPLIIFGETYQWLHQRGIEPTSFSRRNLS from the coding sequence GTGTCTAGATCTGAACGAAAATGGGACCACATTCGCTTTGCCCTTGAGAATGGGGATAAACATTCTTCGGTTTTCGATGAAATAAAATTTATTCACCAAAGTTTACCGGGAATTAGCGTGGGTGACGTTCAGTTAGATTGTTCAATTGGCGAACTTTATTTAAGTTCGCCAATTTTTATCAATGCAATGACTGGCGGCGGCGGTGAAAAAACCTTTCGAATTAATAAGGAAATGGCTATAGCGGCCAGAGAAACAGGATTGGCCATGGCAGTAGGTTCACAAATGGCTGCCATAAAAGATAAAAGCCAGAGATATACATTTGAAGTGGTCAGAAAAGAAAATCCATCAGGTATCGTGATTGCTAATTTGGGCAATGAAGCAACTGCTGATCAGGCGAAAGAAGCAATTGATATGATTGAGGCAGATGCATTACAAATTCATTTGAATGTTATTCAAGAGTTGACTATGCCTGAGGGTGATCGTGACTTTACAGGTGCTTTAAAAAGAATTGAGGCAATTGTTAAGGAAGTGGAGATTCCCATAATCGTCAAAGAGGTTGGATTTGGCATGTCAAAGGAAACTGTTGATTTACTTTCGGCTGTTGGTATTTCAATAGTTGATATCGGCGGTTTTGGCGGCACAAATTTTGCTGAAATAGAAAATAAACGGCGTGAAAAGGAGTTTGCCTTTTTCGCTGATTGGGGTATTCCAACGCCAATTTCTATTATTGAAGCAGCTTCTTCTTCAAATAACGTAACCATTATCGGTTCCGGCGGTTTTAGGAACGCATATGATATGGTAAAGGGTTTGGCACTAGGTGCTGATATGGTTGGGGTTGCGGGTTATTTTCTTCGCGTATTATTTAATGAAGGATTGGATGCCTTAATAGCAGATGTTGAAAAAATCCATCAAGAGATCACAATCATGATGACTGCCCTGGGGGTAACTCGGATTTCAGATTTAAAAAAGGTTCCCCTGATTATATTTGGTGAAACTTATCAATGGCTCCACCAAAGAGGAATTGAACCAACATCATTCAGCAGACGGAATTTGTCATGA
- the rpsA gene encoding 30S ribosomal protein S1: MSEELNQVEVKTFEVGDKVAGQVTKVEEKQVLVDIQGSKLDGIIPISELSSLHIEKASDAVNEGDQLELEVLKVEEEALILSKRKVDAEKAWETLEQKFQTGEVFEAEVKDVVKGGLVVDLGVRGFVPASLVEAYFVEDFSDYKGRVLTFKIVELDKDKNRLILSHRAVVEEEKGKQKLNRLDSLQVGSVIEGTVQRITDFGAFVDIGGIDGLVHISQLSHEHVTKPTDVVHEGLKVQVKVLSVDRNNERISLSIKETLPGPWSNISEKASKGTILKGIVKRLVSYGAFVEVFPGVEGLVHISQIAHKHIGTPHEVLKEGQEVNVKVLDVNGQEQRLSLSIKELLEKDVEEHIEYELPEETKGFQLGEVIGDKLKNLKK; this comes from the coding sequence ATGTCTGAAGAGTTAAATCAAGTAGAAGTGAAAACCTTCGAGGTTGGAGACAAAGTGGCTGGACAAGTTACCAAAGTAGAAGAGAAGCAAGTGCTTGTTGATATTCAAGGCAGTAAACTGGATGGGATTATTCCAATCAGTGAACTTTCAAGCTTGCATATTGAAAAAGCTTCCGATGCAGTTAATGAAGGGGATCAATTAGAATTGGAAGTCCTTAAAGTAGAGGAAGAAGCCCTAATTCTATCTAAAAGAAAAGTGGATGCGGAAAAGGCATGGGAAACTCTGGAGCAAAAATTCCAAACTGGGGAAGTTTTTGAGGCTGAAGTAAAAGATGTCGTTAAAGGCGGACTTGTGGTTGACCTTGGAGTTCGCGGCTTTGTTCCAGCATCGCTAGTTGAAGCTTACTTTGTTGAAGATTTTAGCGATTATAAAGGCCGAGTTCTTACTTTTAAAATTGTTGAACTTGATAAGGATAAGAATCGCTTAATTCTATCTCATCGCGCTGTGGTGGAGGAAGAAAAAGGTAAACAAAAGTTGAACCGTCTGGATTCTCTTCAAGTGGGATCTGTAATTGAAGGTACCGTTCAACGAATTACTGATTTTGGTGCATTCGTGGATATTGGCGGTATTGATGGACTTGTGCATATTTCACAATTATCCCATGAACATGTTACGAAACCAACGGATGTTGTGCATGAAGGTCTAAAAGTGCAAGTGAAAGTATTAAGTGTTGACCGTAACAATGAACGGATTTCTCTTTCTATTAAAGAAACATTGCCTGGCCCATGGTCAAATATTTCTGAAAAAGCATCTAAAGGTACTATTTTAAAAGGAATCGTAAAAAGACTTGTATCATATGGTGCTTTTGTTGAAGTTTTCCCTGGCGTAGAAGGCCTTGTTCATATCTCTCAAATTGCACATAAACATATCGGTACACCTCACGAAGTTCTTAAAGAAGGACAAGAGGTAAATGTGAAGGTTTTAGATGTAAATGGCCAAGAGCAGCGATTGTCTTTAAGTATCAAAGAACTTCTCGAAAAAGATGTTGAAGAACACATTGAATATGAACTTCCAGAAGAAACCAAAGGTTTTCAACTTGGAGAAGTAATTGGTGATAAATTAAAGAATTTAAAAAAATAA
- a CDS encoding lysophospholipid acyltransferase family protein, giving the protein MTWYSFAKSVCYAVFKPWYRIEVIGKEDFPKEGGVLLCSNHIHNFDPIVVGIMAPRTVHFMAKEELFNVPVIGGLVKKLNAFPVKRGLTDRDALRKGINVLKEGHVLGLFPEGTRSKTGELGKGLAGAGFFALRTDCSVVPSAVIGPYKSLRKLKMVYGKPIPMDELKKAKASPEEVTELIMSEIHKLINEHR; this is encoded by the coding sequence GTGACGTGGTATTCGTTTGCAAAATCAGTTTGCTATGCTGTTTTTAAACCCTGGTATAGAATAGAAGTAATTGGGAAAGAAGATTTTCCAAAAGAGGGTGGAGTCCTTCTTTGTTCGAATCATATTCATAATTTTGATCCGATCGTAGTGGGAATAATGGCTCCAAGAACTGTTCATTTTATGGCGAAGGAAGAATTGTTTAATGTCCCTGTAATAGGCGGACTGGTTAAAAAATTAAATGCATTTCCAGTGAAAAGAGGTTTAACTGACCGGGATGCATTAAGGAAAGGTATAAATGTATTAAAAGAGGGACATGTTTTAGGACTTTTTCCGGAAGGTACAAGAAGTAAAACCGGTGAGTTGGGAAAAGGGCTGGCCGGTGCCGGATTTTTTGCCCTTAGAACTGATTGCAGTGTCGTACCGAGCGCCGTGATCGGACCATATAAAAGCTTGCGAAAATTAAAAATGGTATATGGAAAACCGATTCCGATGGATGAGCTGAAAAAAGCCAAAGCATCACCGGAAGAGGTAACTGAATTAATTATGTCAGAAATTCATAAACTTATTAATGAGCATCGATAG
- the cmk gene encoding (d)CMP kinase: MKKKISIAIDGPAAAGKSTVAKIVAEKLSYIYIDTGAMYRALTYKAIANKLNFENESALITTLIETKIDLLPSESGQLVFLDDVNVTDEIRSSEVTNNVSIVSKHQKVREEMVRRQQDFARNGGVVMDGRDIGTHVLPHAEVKVFLLASVEERAERRHSENLAKGFPSDLEKLKEEIALRDKIDSEREIAPLKKAVDAAEIDTTSMTIPEVVEKIMALVYERIG, translated from the coding sequence ATGAAGAAGAAAATTTCCATCGCAATTGACGGTCCTGCAGCTGCTGGGAAAAGCACCGTAGCTAAAATTGTGGCAGAAAAATTATCCTATATTTATATCGATACAGGTGCGATGTACAGAGCTTTGACCTATAAAGCAATTGCGAATAAATTAAATTTCGAAAATGAGAGTGCTTTAATCACCACTCTTATTGAAACAAAGATTGACTTGCTTCCATCTGAAAGTGGACAATTAGTTTTTCTTGATGATGTGAATGTAACCGATGAAATTCGTTCCTCAGAAGTAACGAACAATGTATCCATCGTTTCGAAACATCAAAAGGTCCGGGAAGAAATGGTTAGAAGGCAGCAGGATTTTGCCCGAAATGGCGGTGTAGTCATGGATGGCCGTGACATTGGTACGCATGTTCTGCCCCATGCTGAAGTGAAGGTTTTCCTTCTTGCCAGCGTAGAGGAAAGGGCGGAACGCCGTCACAGTGAAAATTTAGCTAAAGGCTTCCCGTCCGATCTTGAGAAATTAAAAGAAGAAATTGCTCTTAGGGATAAAATTGATTCTGAAAGAGAAATTGCTCCATTAAAAAAAGCTGTGGATGCAGCTGAAATCGACACAACCTCCATGACCATTCCTGAAGTAGTTGAAAAAATAATGGCTTTAGTGTATGAAAGGATTGGATGA
- a CDS encoding DUF5359 family protein: MARIEGILIKIIIIQFIFLFLSQLFFHQLDVLPQLHVLTKYEGVNGDAFTEILQTFKGKR; the protein is encoded by the coding sequence TTGGCAAGGATAGAAGGAATTTTAATAAAAATCATCATTATTCAGTTTATATTTCTTTTTTTATCCCAACTGTTTTTTCATCAACTCGATGTTTTGCCGCAATTGCACGTTTTAACAAAATATGAAGGTGTAAATGGAGATGCTTTTACAGAAATTCTGCAAACCTTCAAAGGAAAAAGATAA